One window from the genome of Pantoea cypripedii encodes:
- a CDS encoding SDR family NAD(P)-dependent oxidoreductase, whose translation MQNPFDFSHRQVLVTGAAHGFGRAICLAFAARGARVIACDIQKEQVEETAVLCGNDALACVVDLSSPEAIGALFSSLASQQISVDTLVNNAGGVGGQVGQPLETVTFAQWQAIVAVNLNAAFLMSQAAVTAMKARRFGRIINISSRAGLDVSLTGIQAYASAKAGQIGLTRQLAHELGAWNITVNNVAPGFIRSNPTTEKQWDALGSEGQQQLIDNIALKRLGAAEDIAHAVLYFASDWANWVTGQILSVDGGR comes from the coding sequence ATGCAAAACCCTTTTGATTTTTCTCACCGCCAGGTGTTGGTGACCGGTGCAGCGCATGGATTTGGCCGGGCCATTTGTCTGGCCTTTGCCGCACGCGGCGCACGGGTGATTGCCTGTGATATCCAAAAAGAGCAGGTCGAAGAGACGGCGGTGTTGTGTGGTAACGACGCACTGGCCTGCGTGGTGGATCTGAGTTCGCCCGAGGCAATTGGCGCGCTGTTCAGCTCGCTCGCATCGCAGCAGATAAGTGTGGATACGCTGGTCAACAACGCAGGCGGCGTCGGCGGCCAGGTGGGGCAGCCGCTGGAAACGGTGACCTTTGCCCAGTGGCAGGCGATTGTGGCCGTCAATCTGAATGCGGCCTTTTTGATGTCACAGGCGGCGGTTACCGCTATGAAAGCCCGCCGTTTTGGCCGCATCATTAATATTTCCAGCCGCGCCGGACTGGATGTCAGCCTGACCGGTATTCAGGCTTATGCCAGCGCCAAAGCGGGGCAAATTGGCCTGACTCGACAGCTGGCCCACGAATTGGGCGCGTGGAACATCACCGTCAACAACGTTGCGCCGGGTTTCATTCGCAGCAACCCGACGACGGAAAAGCAATGGGATGCACTGGGCAGTGAAGGTCAGCAGCAGCTGATCGACAATATCGCCCTCAAAAGGCTGGGTGCGGCAGAGGATATTGCTCACGCGGTGCTTTATTTCGCCTCGGACTGGGCGAACTGGGTCACCGGTCAAATCCTCAGCGTTGATGGCGGCAGATAA
- the trmJ gene encoding tRNA (cytosine(32)/uridine(32)-2'-O)-methyltransferase TrmJ — MLQNIRIVLVETSHTGNMGSVARAMKTMGLSNLYLVNPLVKPDSQAISLAAGASDVIGNAQIVDTLDEAIAGCSLVVGTSARSRSLPWPMLDSRECGIKSVEEGQQAPVALVFGRERVGLTNEELQKCHYHVAIQANPEYSSLNLAMAVQIIAYEVRMAWLEAQEKATPKPQFEESPYPLVDDLERFYQHMEQMMLNSGFIREGNPGQVMSKLRRLYTRARPERDELNILRGMLASFEKRKGSEGNS; from the coding sequence ATGCTGCAAAATATCCGAATTGTACTGGTTGAAACCTCCCACACCGGCAACATGGGCTCGGTCGCCCGCGCCATGAAAACCATGGGCCTGAGTAACCTTTACCTGGTCAACCCGCTGGTGAAGCCTGATTCTCAGGCGATCTCACTGGCTGCGGGTGCCAGCGACGTGATTGGTAATGCGCAAATTGTCGATACGCTGGATGAAGCCATCGCAGGTTGTAGCCTGGTGGTCGGCACCAGCGCACGTTCACGTTCGCTGCCGTGGCCGATGCTGGATTCACGTGAATGCGGGATCAAAAGCGTCGAAGAAGGCCAGCAGGCACCGGTTGCGCTGGTATTTGGGCGTGAGCGCGTTGGGCTGACCAATGAAGAACTGCAAAAGTGTCATTATCATGTGGCGATTCAGGCTAACCCGGAATACAGCTCGCTGAATCTGGCGATGGCGGTGCAGATCATTGCCTATGAAGTGCGCATGGCCTGGCTGGAAGCACAGGAGAAGGCGACACCGAAGCCGCAGTTTGAAGAATCCCCTTATCCGCTGGTGGATGATCTGGAACGTTTCTACCAGCACATGGAACAGATGATGCTGAACAGCGGTTTTATCCGCGAAGGCAATCCTGGTCAGGTGATGAGCAAGTTGCGTCGTCTCTATACCCGTGCGCGTCCGGAGCGCGATGAACTGAACATTCTGCGCGGCATGCTGGCGTCGTTCGAAAAGCGTAAAGGTAGTGAGGGTAATAGTTGA
- a CDS encoding IscS subfamily cysteine desulfurase has product MKLPIYLDYAATTPADPRVATRMMQFLTLDGTFGNPASRSHRFGWQAEEAVDVARNQVAELVNADPREIVFTSGATEADNLAIKGAAQFHQARGKHIITSQTEHKAVLDSCHQLEREGFEVTYLQPGHDGIVTPEMLAAALRADTVLVSLMHVNNETGVIQDIAALGALCHEHDILFHVDATQSVGKLPIDVSTLPVDLMSFSAHKIYGPKGIGALWVRRKPRLQIDAQMHGGGHERGMRSGTLPVHQIVGMGEAYRIAREEMSTEVARLAALRQRLWQGISALSDVTLNGSLSQGAPNILNISFAHVEGESLIMALKDLALSSGSACTSASLEPSYVLRAMGVEQELAHSSLRFSLGRFTTEEEIDYAIELVSKAVTRLRALMPAANTR; this is encoded by the coding sequence ATGAAATTACCGATCTACCTGGATTACGCGGCCACCACGCCAGCGGATCCGCGTGTTGCCACCAGAATGATGCAGTTCCTCACCCTGGATGGCACGTTCGGTAACCCCGCTTCCCGTTCTCACCGTTTTGGCTGGCAGGCTGAAGAAGCTGTCGATGTGGCTCGCAACCAGGTTGCCGAGCTGGTCAATGCCGATCCGCGTGAAATCGTTTTTACCTCCGGTGCTACCGAAGCTGACAACCTTGCCATTAAAGGCGCAGCCCAGTTTCATCAGGCGCGCGGCAAACATATCATCACCAGCCAGACCGAACACAAAGCGGTGCTTGATAGCTGTCATCAGCTGGAGCGCGAAGGCTTTGAGGTTACGTATCTGCAACCCGGCCACGATGGCATCGTCACGCCTGAGATGCTGGCTGCTGCATTACGTGCTGACACCGTGCTGGTTTCGCTGATGCACGTTAACAACGAAACCGGTGTCATTCAGGATATTGCCGCGCTCGGTGCATTGTGCCATGAGCACGACATTCTGTTTCACGTCGATGCGACGCAAAGTGTCGGCAAATTGCCGATTGATGTCAGCACGCTGCCGGTGGATTTGATGTCCTTCTCCGCGCACAAAATTTACGGTCCGAAAGGCATCGGCGCACTCTGGGTTCGCCGTAAGCCGCGTCTGCAAATTGATGCGCAAATGCATGGTGGTGGTCATGAGCGCGGCATGCGCTCTGGCACCTTGCCGGTACATCAGATTGTCGGCATGGGCGAGGCTTACCGTATCGCGCGTGAAGAGATGAGTACGGAAGTTGCGCGCCTTGCGGCGTTACGCCAGCGTTTGTGGCAGGGCATCAGTGCACTGAGCGATGTGACGCTGAACGGTTCCCTGAGCCAGGGCGCACCCAATATCCTCAATATCAGTTTTGCCCACGTTGAAGGTGAATCGCTGATTATGGCGCTGAAAGATCTGGCGCTATCATCCGGTTCAGCCTGTACCTCGGCCAGTCTCGAACCCTCTTATGTGCTGCGTGCCATGGGCGTTGAGCAGGAGCTGGCACACAGCTCACTGCGTTTTTCGCTCGGACGCTTTACCACTGAAGAGGAAATTGATTACGCCATAGAGCTGGTCAGCAAAGCGGTAACTCGTCTGCGGGCGCTGATGCCTGCGGCTAATACTCGCTAA
- a CDS encoding creatininase family protein → MKISEMNWQQLAHYLTTDDRVIVPLGSTEQHALLSLSVDSILAEKVATEAAESYGIPVFPVMPFGMTPAFSDYPGTISLSMQTYICLLNDILNNLKRQGFRRILFINGHGGNAPAQNIFSEWMVNNPGVTVQLHNWWNAPKTWAKVMSIDPIASHASWMENFPWTRLPGVAQPEQQKPLVDLVTLRKMDPTRAKAYLGDGNYGGYYQRADEEMLAIWQTALAEIREIIDAL, encoded by the coding sequence ATGAAGATCAGTGAAATGAACTGGCAGCAATTAGCACACTATCTGACCACCGACGATAGGGTGATTGTGCCGCTCGGCAGTACCGAGCAGCACGCGCTACTGAGCCTGTCAGTGGATTCGATTCTGGCAGAAAAAGTGGCAACAGAGGCCGCAGAGTCTTATGGCATTCCTGTCTTTCCCGTGATGCCTTTTGGTATGACACCCGCGTTTAGCGATTATCCCGGCACCATCAGCCTCAGCATGCAAACCTATATCTGCCTGCTGAATGACATCCTGAATAACCTGAAGCGTCAGGGATTTCGGCGCATTCTGTTTATCAATGGTCATGGCGGTAATGCACCGGCACAAAACATTTTCAGCGAATGGATGGTGAACAACCCTGGGGTGACGGTGCAATTACACAACTGGTGGAATGCGCCGAAAACCTGGGCAAAAGTGATGTCCATCGACCCGATAGCGTCGCATGCATCGTGGATGGAAAATTTTCCGTGGACGCGTTTGCCCGGGGTGGCACAGCCTGAACAGCAGAAACCGCTGGTTGATCTGGTGACGCTACGCAAAATGGACCCGACGCGTGCCAAAGCCTATCTCGGCGATGGCAACTACGGTGGCTATTATCAGCGTGCCGATGAGGAAATGCTCGCGATCTGGCAAACCGCGCTGGCGGAAATTCGCGAGATTATTGACGCGCTTTAG
- a CDS encoding nickel/cobalt transporter: MSLISLPSRSRHLWPLWLLALVLLLAGGLLWQFWPQILLQSVIWQKVLNREMTQLLQQVAEQPHQAGFTLMLFSLAYGVLHALGPGHGKVVISTFLATHPARLKTSMKLTLLAALLQGGVAIGLVTVMLVVLQTSSRELHLGSYWLEKGSYLLVMALGIWVGWRALRALWSVLKPARGMQIHAIRPHHQHDEHCGCGHAHLPSPAQMEKAVSGKTQALVVFSMGLRPCSGAIMMLLFAKVINVYAWGVASAIAMAMGTAVTVSAMGLLVQRSRKLAEKLGSVSPAAQRAKVLMPMLALFGSVILLMAGVVLWQSAQPMMSSGLRPF, translated from the coding sequence ATGTCATTGATTTCACTACCTTCCCGCTCCCGTCATTTATGGCCATTGTGGCTGCTGGCGCTGGTTTTGCTGCTGGCAGGGGGATTGCTGTGGCAATTCTGGCCGCAGATTTTGCTGCAAAGTGTTATCTGGCAAAAAGTGCTGAACCGCGAAATGACGCAACTGTTGCAGCAGGTGGCTGAACAGCCACATCAGGCCGGCTTTACCCTGATGTTATTCAGCCTGGCCTACGGTGTGCTGCACGCGCTGGGTCCGGGGCACGGTAAAGTGGTCATCAGCACCTTTCTCGCCACCCATCCGGCGCGTTTAAAAACCAGCATGAAACTGACGTTACTGGCGGCGCTGTTGCAGGGGGGCGTGGCGATCGGGCTGGTGACGGTCATGCTGGTGGTGCTCCAGACATCCTCGCGTGAGCTGCATCTCGGCAGCTACTGGCTGGAGAAGGGCAGTTACCTGCTGGTAATGGCACTGGGCATATGGGTTGGCTGGCGGGCGCTACGGGCGTTGTGGTCGGTGTTAAAACCAGCGCGCGGCATGCAGATTCATGCTATCCGGCCACATCATCAGCATGATGAACATTGCGGTTGCGGCCATGCGCATCTGCCTTCTCCCGCGCAGATGGAGAAGGCGGTGAGTGGTAAAACTCAGGCGCTGGTGGTGTTCTCAATGGGGTTACGGCCCTGTTCCGGCGCCATCATGATGCTGTTGTTTGCCAAAGTGATTAACGTGTATGCCTGGGGTGTGGCATCGGCGATCGCCATGGCGATGGGTACCGCAGTGACGGTTTCGGCGATGGGGTTACTGGTGCAGCGTTCGCGTAAACTGGCGGAAAAACTGGGCAGTGTCAGCCCGGCAGCGCAGCGGGCGAAGGTATTGATGCCGATGCTGGCGTTGTTTGGCAGTGTGATTTTGCTGATGGCGGGTGTGGTGCTGTGGCAAAGCGCACAGCCGATGATGAGCAGCGGCCTGCGGCCATTTTAG
- a CDS encoding 3-phenylpropionate MFS transporter has translation MTIGSAKWLGLSYFTYFFCYGIYLPFWSVWLKGIGLDAEKIGLMIGCGMVARFVGSLLIASQVKTPSHLIRALRLLALMTCLFALGFWLGGQWLWLLLVMIGFNLFFSPLVPLSDALAATWTQQIGLAYGPVRLWGSLAFVISSALTGMLVSAFSSQAILLLLSVGVLSMLAGMMLPPQTRPQGDARHGAGGGWSAWRDLLRENAVWRFMLCVTLMQGAHAAYYSFSAIWWQEAGYSAAIVGYLWSLGVVAEIVVFALSNRLFRRWTARDLLLLSCVCALVRWTLLGSSTALPLLIVAQILHCGSFTVCHLAAMRFIAARKGAEVIRLQSLYSALAMGGGIAVMTMICGVLFTHLQGHLFWVMALVALPALFLRPRAVQDSSN, from the coding sequence ATGACCATCGGATCGGCAAAGTGGCTGGGACTCAGCTACTTCACCTATTTTTTCTGTTACGGCATCTACCTGCCATTCTGGAGCGTGTGGCTCAAAGGCATCGGACTGGATGCAGAGAAAATCGGTCTGATGATCGGTTGCGGCATGGTGGCGCGTTTTGTCGGCAGCCTGCTCATTGCCTCGCAGGTGAAAACACCGTCCCATTTGATTCGTGCACTGCGCCTGCTGGCGCTGATGACCTGCCTGTTTGCGCTGGGTTTCTGGCTCGGCGGCCAGTGGCTGTGGTTGCTGCTGGTGATGATCGGTTTTAACCTGTTCTTTTCTCCGCTGGTGCCGTTAAGTGATGCGCTGGCCGCCACCTGGACGCAACAAATTGGCCTGGCCTACGGCCCGGTACGCCTATGGGGGTCACTGGCGTTTGTCATCAGCTCCGCGCTGACGGGCATGCTGGTCAGTGCTTTCTCGTCACAGGCAATTTTGCTGCTGCTGTCTGTCGGTGTGCTGTCGATGCTGGCTGGCATGATGCTGCCGCCACAGACCCGTCCGCAGGGGGATGCCCGCCACGGTGCAGGCGGTGGCTGGTCTGCCTGGCGTGATTTACTGCGGGAAAATGCCGTCTGGCGTTTTATGTTATGTGTCACGCTGATGCAGGGAGCGCACGCGGCGTATTACAGCTTCAGCGCCATCTGGTGGCAGGAGGCAGGTTATTCCGCCGCCATCGTGGGCTATCTGTGGTCACTGGGGGTGGTGGCAGAAATTGTGGTGTTCGCGCTCAGCAATCGCCTGTTCCGCCGCTGGACCGCGCGCGACCTGCTGCTGCTCTCCTGCGTTTGCGCGCTGGTGCGCTGGACGCTACTCGGTTCCAGTACCGCACTGCCGCTGTTGATCGTGGCGCAGATTCTGCATTGCGGCAGTTTTACTGTCTGTCATCTGGCGGCGATGCGTTTTATCGCCGCACGTAAAGGGGCGGAAGTCATCCGTCTGCAATCGCTGTATTCGGCGCTGGCGATGGGCGGCGGTATCGCGGTGATGACCATGATTTGTGGTGTGCTGTTTACTCACCTGCAGGGCCATCTGTTCTGGGTGATGGCGCTGGTGGCTCTGCCGGCTTTGTTTTTGCGCCCGCGCGCGGTTCAAGACTCCAGCAATTGA
- the iscR gene encoding Fe-S cluster assembly transcriptional regulator IscR has translation MRLTSKGRYAVTAMLDVALHSHEGPVPLADISERQGISLSYLEQLFSRLRKHGLVASVRGPGGGYLLGKDAGAIAVGAVITAVDESVDATKCQGKEGCQAGERCLTHVLWRDLSERISEFLNNITLAELVNNQEILDVADRQNANDNRRFQNHRMQETINVNLRA, from the coding sequence ATGAGACTGACATCCAAAGGACGTTATGCCGTTACCGCTATGCTGGACGTTGCCCTGCACTCGCACGAGGGGCCGGTGCCGCTGGCTGACATTTCTGAGCGTCAGGGCATTTCGCTCTCCTATCTGGAGCAGTTATTCTCGCGTCTGCGTAAGCATGGTCTGGTTGCCAGCGTACGTGGTCCGGGCGGCGGTTATCTGTTAGGCAAAGATGCTGGCGCGATTGCCGTTGGCGCGGTGATCACCGCTGTTGACGAATCCGTTGATGCCACCAAATGCCAGGGCAAAGAAGGCTGTCAGGCGGGTGAACGTTGTCTGACTCATGTCCTGTGGCGTGACCTGAGCGAGCGCATCAGTGAATTCCTCAATAACATCACCCTGGCGGAACTGGTCAATAATCAGGAAATTCTGGATGTTGCAGACCGTCAAAACGCCAACGACAATCGTCGCTTCCAGAATCACCGCATGCAGGAAACCATCAACGTTAATCTGCGTGCCTGA
- a CDS encoding ketopantoate reductase family protein, translating into MSVVTQPQTPAPLVIWGAGAIGGAIGAAFIDAGQPVIFVDNVAEHVAAINQLGLRITGPLGDKVVQAQAFLPEQLAGHFRCVLLAVKSHHTAAAIRQIAPHLAPDGFVVSMQNGLNERVIADEIGIERTVGAFLNFGADFLEPGVIHHGGRGAVVIGELDGVTRPRTATLYQLLQHFDAAAILTPNIWGFLWAKMIYGALLFATALSNDSIADVLAMSRFRPVLTALAREIGSVAHAQNIVLEGFDGFDPSAFLPDASPEHTRQSFEDMVAHNRRSAKSHSGIWRDLAVRKRQTEIDAQIAPAIDIGREYGLAMPLTTQLVQLIHRIERGELPQSIATLALLEINATGAC; encoded by the coding sequence ATGTCAGTGGTCACTCAGCCGCAAACCCCAGCCCCGCTGGTGATTTGGGGAGCGGGAGCGATTGGCGGCGCAATAGGTGCTGCATTTATCGACGCCGGACAGCCGGTGATTTTTGTCGATAACGTCGCTGAACATGTTGCGGCCATCAACCAGCTCGGCTTACGTATTACCGGCCCCCTCGGCGACAAGGTTGTGCAGGCGCAGGCATTTCTTCCTGAGCAGCTCGCAGGCCACTTCCGCTGTGTACTGCTGGCGGTTAAATCACATCACACTGCGGCTGCCATCCGGCAGATTGCGCCGCATTTAGCACCCGACGGCTTTGTAGTCTCGATGCAAAATGGTCTCAACGAACGCGTTATCGCCGACGAGATTGGCATTGAACGCACCGTGGGGGCTTTCCTTAACTTTGGTGCAGACTTCCTTGAACCCGGTGTTATTCATCACGGTGGACGCGGCGCGGTCGTCATTGGTGAGTTAGACGGCGTGACGCGACCGCGTACCGCAACGCTTTATCAACTGTTACAGCACTTTGATGCCGCAGCGATCCTGACCCCCAATATCTGGGGATTCCTGTGGGCGAAAATGATTTACGGTGCGTTGCTGTTTGCCACGGCGCTGTCCAACGACAGCATCGCCGATGTGCTGGCAATGTCGCGCTTTCGTCCGGTGCTGACGGCGCTGGCGCGGGAAATTGGCAGCGTGGCGCACGCGCAGAATATCGTACTGGAAGGGTTTGATGGTTTTGATCCTTCGGCGTTTTTACCCGATGCCAGCCCTGAACACACCCGTCAATCCTTTGAGGATATGGTGGCGCATAACCGGCGCTCGGCCAAATCCCACTCTGGTATCTGGCGCGATTTAGCGGTACGCAAACGTCAGACCGAAATTGACGCGCAGATTGCCCCGGCTATCGACATTGGTCGCGAATATGGTCTGGCGATGCCGCTGACTACGCAGCTGGTGCAGCTGATCCATCGGATTGAGCGTGGCGAGTTGCCGCAGAGTATTGCTACGCTGGCATTGCTGGAAATCAACGCAACGGGAGCCTGCTGA
- the csiE gene encoding stationary phase inducible protein CsiE encodes MSSASSSAPLFSRSQRRCHLLLLLFLPAPALTLEKLCQLNGVDPVVARQDIADVSDEIQRYHQLELHQMVDGSFRVHGTELDRRLCLLHWLRRALRLSQDFVCEHFAPVLRQRLKVLKIEKALWDETNLQALIQHCSLRLNRNFSQRDRLFLQIFMKYALCQRQNALFSHAQRSWLAEKAEREAADDVVHHWQKRCHLVPDVSETDFWTLLFSLIHAPDGSQLQHPQAQILMQAVEDLIIRFEKLALTRISNQEELKQQLYTHLAQALDRSHFAIGIDNSVALDVARLYPRLLRTTRAALDDFAAQFATRFSAEEVSLVAVLFGAWLMQENALQEKQVLMLTGEDASLEQLLEQQIRELTLLPINITYQDMQQFQQQGAPRDIALVISPYATSLPLFSPTLIHAELPLSEYQQRRIRQLLES; translated from the coding sequence ATGAGTTCTGCGTCCTCCTCGGCACCACTCTTCAGCCGTTCCCAACGTCGTTGCCATCTGCTACTGCTGCTATTTCTGCCCGCTCCCGCGCTGACGCTTGAAAAGCTCTGCCAGTTAAATGGCGTGGACCCTGTTGTCGCCCGACAGGATATCGCGGATGTCAGTGACGAGATACAGCGTTATCATCAACTGGAGCTACACCAGATGGTTGATGGCAGCTTTCGCGTACATGGAACGGAACTGGACAGGCGCTTATGCCTGCTTCATTGGCTGCGACGCGCCTTGCGCCTGTCGCAGGATTTTGTTTGCGAGCACTTTGCACCGGTGCTGCGTCAGCGCCTGAAAGTGCTGAAGATTGAAAAAGCCTTGTGGGATGAGACCAATTTACAGGCGCTGATCCAGCATTGCAGCCTGCGGCTGAACCGTAACTTCAGCCAGCGCGATCGGCTGTTTCTGCAAATCTTTATGAAATATGCCCTGTGCCAGCGCCAGAACGCGTTGTTTAGCCATGCGCAGCGCAGCTGGCTGGCGGAGAAGGCAGAGCGGGAAGCCGCCGATGATGTGGTTCATCACTGGCAAAAACGTTGTCACCTGGTGCCGGATGTCAGTGAGACTGATTTCTGGACATTGTTGTTTAGCCTGATCCACGCACCGGACGGCAGCCAGTTGCAGCATCCGCAGGCGCAAATCCTGATGCAGGCGGTGGAAGATTTAATCATCCGCTTTGAGAAGCTGGCGCTGACGCGTATCAGTAATCAGGAAGAACTGAAGCAACAACTCTATACCCATCTGGCGCAGGCGCTTGATCGCAGCCATTTCGCTATTGGTATTGATAACAGCGTGGCGCTGGATGTGGCGCGGCTCTATCCACGCCTGCTGCGTACCACGCGAGCGGCGCTGGATGATTTTGCGGCACAATTTGCCACCCGCTTCAGCGCAGAAGAAGTGAGCCTGGTGGCAGTGCTGTTTGGCGCCTGGCTGATGCAGGAGAATGCATTGCAGGAGAAGCAGGTGCTGATGCTGACTGGTGAAGATGCCAGCCTGGAGCAATTACTGGAGCAACAGATACGGGAACTGACGCTGCTGCCGATCAACATTACTTATCAGGACATGCAGCAGTTTCAGCAACAAGGCGCACCGCGAGATATCGCGCTGGTGATTTCGCCGTATGCGACCTCGTTACCGTTGTTTTCACCGACATTGATCCATGCGGAGCTGCCGCTCAGCGAGTATCAGCAGCGCCGCATTCGTCAATTGCTGGAGTCTTGA
- a CDS encoding DUF1007 family protein, whose amino-acid sequence MKIALFTLMLLFSGVAWSHPHSFIDMKTELVTDNDHLTGLKMVWTMDEITSADLLYDAGKAEPGSVVWKKLAAQVMANVLGQHYFTEVWQGKNRVKFHNLPKEYQLSRNGNKAVLEFILPLGEPQSLNASQYRILTFDPSYFVDMYYDNAQALTMPDALKSRCQLDLHTPKPDDSLKQYALSLDKADAPPEDMDLGQQFAQTVTLTCH is encoded by the coding sequence ATGAAAATTGCGCTTTTTACCCTGATGCTGCTGTTTAGTGGCGTAGCCTGGTCACATCCACATAGTTTTATCGATATGAAAACTGAACTGGTCACCGACAACGACCATCTGACCGGATTAAAAATGGTCTGGACGATGGACGAAATCACCTCCGCCGATCTGCTTTACGATGCCGGAAAGGCCGAACCGGGTAGCGTGGTATGGAAAAAACTTGCGGCGCAGGTGATGGCTAACGTGCTGGGTCAGCACTATTTCACTGAAGTATGGCAGGGGAAAAACCGGGTGAAATTCCACAATTTGCCGAAGGAATATCAGCTATCGCGCAACGGTAACAAAGCGGTGCTGGAATTCATCCTCCCGCTGGGTGAACCGCAATCCCTGAACGCGAGCCAGTATCGCATCCTCACCTTCGACCCGAGTTATTTTGTTGATATGTACTACGACAACGCGCAGGCGCTGACCATGCCGGATGCGCTTAAATCGCGCTGCCAGCTGGATCTGCATACGCCAAAACCTGACGACTCGCTGAAACAGTATGCGCTGTCGCTCGATAAAGCCGATGCACCGCCTGAGGATATGGATCTCGGGCAGCAGTTCGCACAGACGGTGACGCTGACATGTCATTGA
- the suhB gene encoding inositol-1-monophosphatase, translated as MHPMLNIAVRAARKAGNLIAKNYETPDAVEASQKGSNDFVTNVDRDAERLIVEVIRKSYPQHTIITEESGELAGDDQDIQWVIDPLDGTTNFIKRLPHFSVSIAVRIKGRTEVAVVYDPMRNELFTAVRGQGAQLNGYRLRGSTARDLDGTILATGFPFKLKQHAQTYINVIGKLFTQCADFRRTGSAALDLAYVAAGRVDGYFEIGLKPWDFAAGELLVREAGGLVTDFTGGHGYLMSGNIVAGNPRVVKALLSNMREELSEALKR; from the coding sequence ATGCATCCGATGCTCAACATCGCCGTGCGCGCTGCGCGCAAGGCCGGAAATTTAATTGCAAAAAATTATGAAACCCCGGACGCTGTCGAAGCCAGCCAGAAAGGCAGCAACGATTTCGTCACCAATGTTGACCGCGACGCAGAACGTCTGATTGTCGAAGTGATTCGCAAGTCATACCCGCAACACACCATCATCACCGAAGAAAGCGGTGAACTGGCGGGTGACGATCAGGACATTCAATGGGTAATCGATCCGCTGGATGGCACCACCAACTTTATCAAACGCCTCCCCCACTTCTCAGTTTCTATCGCTGTGCGCATTAAAGGCCGCACCGAAGTCGCTGTGGTTTACGATCCAATGCGTAACGAGCTGTTCACCGCCGTCCGTGGTCAGGGCGCGCAGCTGAACGGTTACCGCCTGCGCGGCAGCACCGCTCGCGATCTGGATGGCACCATTCTGGCGACCGGCTTCCCGTTCAAACTGAAGCAGCATGCCCAGACTTACATCAATGTCATCGGTAAACTGTTCACCCAATGCGCTGACTTCCGTCGTACCGGTTCTGCGGCACTGGATCTGGCTTATGTCGCTGCGGGCCGTGTTGATGGCTACTTCGAAATTGGCCTGAAGCCGTGGGATTTCGCTGCCGGTGAATTGCTGGTACGTGAAGCAGGCGGTCTGGTGACTGACTTCACCGGCGGCCATGGCTACCTGATGTCCGGTAATATCGTGGCCGGTAACCCGCGCGTAGTGAAAGCACTGCTTTCCAATATGCGTGAAGAACTGAGCGAAGCGCTGAAGCGCTAA